Proteins found in one Terriglobales bacterium genomic segment:
- a CDS encoding helix-turn-helix domain-containing protein, with protein sequence MAESREVMNIRQASQYLGVSPDTLYKYVYEERIPAFKLGNRWKFKKTILDLWMERKSTLSESRGKKKPRAARMTGTTH encoded by the coding sequence ATGGCCGAGTCCCGAGAAGTGATGAACATCCGGCAGGCCTCCCAGTACTTGGGGGTGAGTCCGGACACGCTTTATAAATATGTATACGAAGAACGGATTCCAGCGTTTAAGCTAGGCAACCGCTGGAAGTTCAAGAAGACCATCTTGGACCTGTGGATGGAACGGAAGAGCACCCTGAGCGAAAGCCGGGGGAAGAAGAAGCCCCGGGCGGCGCGCATGACGGGAACGACTCACTAA